Proteins co-encoded in one Medicago truncatula cultivar Jemalong A17 chromosome 8, MtrunA17r5.0-ANR, whole genome shotgun sequence genomic window:
- the LOC11444529 gene encoding F-box/LRR-repeat protein 2: MAPPPMKRQRTNSFKLNSSSSDLDLPDDIWERVFRLLKNNDDDDHRYLKSLSVASKHFLSVTNRHKFCLTILYPTLPVLPGLLQRFTKLTSLDLSYYYGDLDALLTQISSFPMFKLTSLNLSNQPILPANGLRAFSQNITTLTSLICSNLNSLNSTDLHLIADCFPLLEELDLAYPSKIINHTHATFSTGLEALSLALIKLRKVNLSYHGYLNGTLLSHLFKNCKFLQDVILLRCEQLTVAGVDLALRQRPTLTSLSITGTVTTGLEYLTSHFIDSLLSLKGLTSLLLTGFHISDQFLSSIAMESLPLRRLVLSYCPGYTYSGISFLLSKSKRIQHLDLQYADFLNDHCAAELSLFLGDLLSINLGNCRLLTVSTFFALITNCPSLTEINMNRTNIQGTTIPNSLMDRLVNPQFKSLFLASTCLQDQNIIMFAALFPNLQQLHLSRSFNITEEGIRPLLESCRKIRHLNLTCLSLKSLGTNFDLPDLEVLNLTNTEVDDEALYIISNRCPALWQLVLLRCDYITDKGVMHVVNNCTQLREISLNGCPNVQAKVVASMVVSRPSLRKIHVPPNFPLSDRNRKLFSRHGCLIVR; the protein is encoded by the coding sequence ATGGCACCACCACCAATGAAAAGGCAGAGAACAAACTCTTTCAAATtgaattcttcttcttcagatttAGATTTACCAGATGATATATGGGAACGTGTGTTCAGATTGCTGAAAAATAACGACGATGATGACCACCGCTATTTGAAGTCTCTATCTGTCGCCTCAAAACACTTCCTCTCCGTCACCAACCGTCACAAATTCTGTCTAACTATCTTGTATCCAACCCTACCTGTCCTCCCTGGCCTATTACAAAGGTTCACCAAACTCACCTCCCTCGACCTCTCGTACTATTATGGTGACCTCGATGCACTTCTTACTCAAATCTCTAGCTTCCCAATGTTCAAACTCACATCGCTCAATCTTTCCAACCAACCCATCCTTCCTGCTAATGGTTTGCGAGCTTTCTCTCAGAACATTACAACTTTGACCTCACTTATTTGTTCCAACCTTAATTCTCTTAATAGCACTGATCTCCATCTCATTGCTGATTGTTTTCCTTTGCTAGAAGAACTCGACCTCGCTTACCCCTctaaaatcattaatcacacACATGCTACCTTCTCCACTGGACTAGAGGCTCTTTCATTAGCACTCATCAAACTCCGCAAGGTTAATCTCTCTTATCATGGCTACCTCAACGGCACTTTGCTTTCTCACTTGTTCAAGAACTGCAAGTTTCTCCAAGATGTCATCTTGCTTAGATGTGAACAATTAACCGTCGCAGGCGTTGATCTTGCTCTCCGCCAGAGACCAACATTGACTTCTTTATCCATTACAGGTACTGTTACTACTGGTTTGGAATATCTTACCTCACATTTCATCGACTCCTTGTTGAGTTTGAAGGGATTGACTTCTCTTCTTTTGACGGGATTTCATATCTCAGATCAATTCCTCTCCTCCATTGCAATGGAAAGTCTTCCTTTGAGGAGGCTTGTACTCAGCTATTGCCCCGGATATACTTATTCTGGAATCTCATTTTTGTTATCTAAGTCGAAACGTATCCAACATTTGGATCTTCAATATGCTGATTTTTTGAATGATCATTGTGCTGCTGAGTTGTCTTTGTTTCTTGGTGATCTGCTCTCTATCAACCTTGGTAATTGTCGCTTGCTCACAGTTTCCACTTTCTTTGCTCTCATTACCAACTGTCCTTCACTTACCGAGATCAATATGAATCGCACAAATATCCAGGGAACCACCATACCTAATTCTCTGATGGATCGTCTTGTAAACCCTCAATTCAAGTCTCTCTTTCTGGCTAGCACTTGTTTACAAGATCAAAATATCATCATGTTTGCTGCCCTTTTCCCCAATCTGCAGCAGCTTCATCTCAGTCGTTCCTTTAACATAACCGAAGAAGGTATTCGTCCGCTTTTAGAGAGTTGTCGTAAGATTAGACATTTAAACTTAACCTGTTTAAGTCTTAAGTCACTTGGAACGAACTTCGATCTTCCCGACCTTGAGGTGTTGAACTTGACAAATACAGAAGTGGATGATGAAGCACTCTATATAATCTCAAATAGGTGCCCTGCCCTTTGGCAACTGGTACTGCTAAGATGTGATTATATCACAGACAAGGGAGTCATGCACGTGGTAAACAACTGCACGCAACTCAGAGAGATAAGTTTGAATGGCTGTCCTAATGTGCAAGCTAAAGTTGTTGCCTCCATGGTAGTTTCAAGGCCATCATTGAGAAAGATCCATGTTCCACCCAACTTTCCTTTGAGCGACAGAAATAGGAAACTCTTCTCGCGCCACGGATGTCTAATTGTGAGGTGA
- the LOC11444530 gene encoding protein CASPARIAN STRIP INTEGRITY FACTOR 1, which translates to MDFMFLKKFTLLFLLISGSLLTTSFAGRASNFIRISNEDVNAVHEVTTKMAMNEEEVRSIHERLLRANTKDYGRYDPSPTFSKPPFKLIPN; encoded by the exons ATGGATTTCATGTTTCTCAAGAAATTCACACTTCTCTTCCTCCTCATTTCTGGTTCACTTTTGACAACTTCTTTTGcag GTCGAGCATCAAATTTCATCAGAATTTCAAATGAAGATGTGAATGCAGTTCATGAG GTAACAACAAAGATGGCAATGAATGAGGAAGAAGTAAGAAGCATCCATGAGAGGCTTCTTAGGGCTAATACAAAAGATTATGGACGATATGATCCATCGCCAACTTTTTCTAAGCCTCCTTTCAAGCTCATACCAAATTGA
- the LOC11444076 gene encoding uncharacterized protein, with translation MGAACCVSARDKTIQSGPTSEVWHRNARCSPTWSLRWDHRSRVAGEDTSINWFSDGVSSNDRLENKNESHVSEDGSPLQSYQRNRWQKSPISEGTAQHTKSFSDQSISRNVSIDGRMEQVNELEESAAASISCPFPTKTSPTLSSTSLSISPLPSQSRLPPSSSTPSKWPSHSRGFQLSRQVSDSRIMGFKSPSSFYASEERPVFPSRSNEYGMHSGGGSSDYCSRPGFTELMGNPHMERWSVDSESFGFNCDRLARFSSRFSTSPVDLQTCGVCSNHLTEKSSWSTQKIIANNDLSVVSVLICGHVYHAECLESITPEINKYDPACPVCTFGEKQTRKLFEKAMKAEMDSKARNKKSRNQILDNEIDDDDDDSVVFDQFKDKRRQNKGPRMDSSSSKRSSSGKPFLSRHFSFGSKGSKSMLDNHPTRKKGFFWAKSSKE, from the exons ATGGGCGCTGCGTGTTGTGTTTCAGCCAGAGATAAAACTATTCAAAGTGGACCAACCAGTGAAGTCTGGCATAGGAATGCTCGGTGTTCCCCAACATGGAGCTTGCGATGGGATCATAGAAGCCGTGTAGCTGGAGAAGATACTTCTATAAATTGGTTTTCTGACGGTGTTAGCAGCAATGACAGATTGGAGAATAAAAATGAATCACATGTATCCGAGGATGGAAGCCCGTTGCAGAGTTATCAAAGGAATAGATGGCAAAAGTCCCCAATCTCTGAAGGAACTGCTCAACATACAAAATCATTTTCTG ATCAATCTATTTCAAGGAATGTTTCCATAGATGGGAGAATGGAACAG GTGAATGAATTGGAAGAATCAGCGGCAGCATCAATATCTTGTCCATTTCCTACAAAAACTTCACCTACATTGTCTTCTACTTCGTTGTCAATATCTCCTCTGCCATCCCAAAGCCGCCTACCTCCATCCAGCTCAACACCATCAAAGTGGCCCTCCCATTCTAGAGGATTCCAGTTATCACGGCAAGTTTCTGATAGCCGGATCATGGGATTTAAGTCACCTAGCAGCTTTTATGCATCTGAAGAAAGGCCGGTGTTTCCTTCACGGAGCAATGAATATGGTATGCACTCTGGCGGGGGATCTTCAGATTATTGTTCTAGGCCTGGCTTTACTGAGCTGATGGGCAATCCTCACATGGAAAGATGGTCAGTTGATAGCGAGTCATTTGGTTTTAATTGTGATAGGTTGGCTAGATTCAGTAGCCGGTTTTCAACTTCTCCAGTTGATTTGCAAACATGTGGTGTTTGCTCAAATCATTTAACTGAAAAGTCTTCTTGGAGCACTCAAAAGATTATTGCAAACAATGACCTGTCTGTAGTTTCTGTTCTTATTTGTGGACACGTCTATCATGCCGAATGTTTAGAGAGTATAACACCTGAAATCAACAAGTATGATCCAGCTTGCCCAGTTTGCACTTTTGGTGAGAAACAAACTCgtaaattgtttgaaaaagctATGAAAGCTGAAATGGATTCAAAAGCTAGAAATAAGAAATCAAGGAACCAAATTTTGGATAATGAGattgacgatgatgatgatgattctgttgTATTTGATCAGTTTAAAGATAAAAGGCGTCAAAATAAAGGTCCTAGAATGGACTCTAGTTCTAGCAAAAGAAGCTCTTCTGGGAAACCTTTTCTGAGTAGACATTTCTCATTTGGCTCAAAGGGTTCCAAAAGCATGTTAGATAATCACCCAACCCGAAAGAAGGGCTTTTTTTGGGCGAAGTCTAGCAAGGAATAA